Below is a genomic region from Leptospira venezuelensis.
GATCTGAACCAAGCGCCTAATGTAGGCACATTTCTGGATTGGAGCCAAAGCCTTCCTCTCCCTTTAAATTTGGCGACTAAACCTTCCCCACCCAAGAAGAATGATTTCCAACCTCCAAACTTAGTGATCTCGTATTGTAGACCTTCTTCGAATGCGACTATATGGCCTGTATCTACTATAAATTCACCTTCCACATCCAACACTTCTATCCCGCCATAGCTTGAGATAAGAACAGGACCGGATCCAGAAAGTTTTAAGAAGAATAAAGACTCCCCGCTAAAAAAACCTTTTAGTCCTTGGAACTTTGTATCTAGATCGATTTCAGGTTTTGCAGCGAGAAAGGAACTGGATTGAATGAAGATAGTTCCATTTAAGTCCAGTTTTTCGATATCACCAGGAAGTGTCGGAGCAAGTAATACTTCTCCAGGTTGTGACGCGGAGAATGTATTCATCCAGAAAGATTCTCCTCCTAAAAAAGCAGCTTTCAGGGATTTGAATAATCCTCCTTGTTGTGCCTTACTAGTTTGCATTTGGATATGAGAGCTCATACTCATAAGAGCTCCCGCTTCCGCCTTGATAGATTCTCCGGAACTTAAATTAACTTTCGCTACGGAATA
It encodes:
- a CDS encoding TIGR00266 family protein: MNIEVLYKPSYSVAKVNLSSGESIKAEAGALMSMSSHIQMQTSKAQQGGLFKSLKAAFLGGESFWMNTFSASQPGEVLLAPTLPGDIEKLDLNGTIFIQSSSFLAAKPEIDLDTKFQGLKGFFSGESLFFLKLSGSGPVLISSYGGIEVLDVEGEFIVDTGHIVAFEEGLQYEITKFGGWKSFFLGGEGLVAKFKGRGRLWLQSRNVPTLGAWFRSELPPRKE